One segment of Streptosporangium brasiliense DNA contains the following:
- a CDS encoding Na(+)/H(+) antiporter subunit C, whose translation MTVSLLPLLVSGTLAAAGVTLLLERSLVRLLVGVILLGNGVNLLILTVGGPAGEPPILGRSDPARMADPLPQAMVLTSIVITLGITAFLLAVVHRSWQLTGGDEVQDDTEDRMVRLRARRGELTQAVLAKQEAYRRLVQEQRAELAQLESARREREHREAQELERRILDVNVDLGRWLQAHKDAGLSSEQIEERLAEARREEAVSKESRQERIDKLRADFARREREQAEREREIRRRFRLRQREARKEMRAAIRADRERQARAEDPDLEGDD comes from the coding sequence GTGACCGTCTCGCTGCTGCCCCTGCTGGTGTCGGGGACCCTGGCGGCCGCCGGGGTGACGCTCCTGCTGGAGCGGAGCCTGGTCCGGCTGCTGGTCGGTGTCATCCTGCTCGGCAACGGGGTGAACCTGCTGATCCTCACCGTCGGCGGCCCAGCCGGGGAGCCGCCCATCCTCGGCAGGTCCGATCCGGCGCGGATGGCCGACCCGCTGCCGCAGGCGATGGTGCTCACCTCCATCGTGATCACCCTGGGCATCACCGCGTTCCTGCTCGCCGTGGTCCACCGGTCCTGGCAGCTCACCGGCGGCGACGAGGTCCAGGACGACACCGAGGACCGCATGGTACGGCTGCGCGCCCGGCGCGGGGAGCTCACCCAGGCCGTGCTCGCCAAGCAGGAGGCGTACCGGCGGCTGGTCCAGGAGCAGCGCGCGGAACTCGCCCAGTTGGAGTCCGCCCGGCGCGAAAGGGAACACCGGGAGGCCCAGGAGCTGGAGAGACGGATCCTGGACGTCAACGTGGACCTGGGCCGCTGGCTCCAGGCGCACAAGGACGCCGGCCTGTCCAGCGAGCAGATCGAGGAACGGCTCGCCGAGGCCCGGCGCGAGGAGGCGGTGTCCAAGGAGAGCCGGCAGGAGCGGATCGACAAGCTGCGCGCGGACTTCGCCCGGCGGGAGCGGGAGCAGGCCGAGCGGGAGCGGGAGATCCGCAGGCGGTTCCGGCTCCGCCAGCGCGAGGCGCGCAAGGAGATGCGGGCGGCCATCCGGGCCGACCGGGAGCGGCAGGCCAGGGCAGAGGATCCGGACCTGGAAGGGGACGACTGA